Proteins encoded together in one Impatiens glandulifera chromosome 1, dImpGla2.1, whole genome shotgun sequence window:
- the LOC124919721 gene encoding glutamine synthetase nodule isozyme-like, with protein sequence MSQVSDLCNLDLTQITDKIIAEYIWIGGSGTDIRSKARTINKLVTDPAKLPKWNFDGSSTGQAVGQDSEVILYPQAVYKDPFRRGNNNLVLCDAYTPSGEPIPTNKRHNAAKIFNHPDVAVEELWYGIEQEYTLLQKDVNWPLGWPIGGFPAPQGPYYCGAGANKAFGRDIVDAHYKACLFAGINNSGINGEAMPGQWEFQVGPLVGIDAADQLWVARYILERITEIAGVVLSFDPKPIQGEWNGAGAHTNYSTKSMRSDGGIDVIKKAMEKLGLRHKEHIAAYGEGNERRLTGKHETADINTFSWGVANRGASIRIGRDTEKAGKGYFEDRRPTSNMDPYVVTSMIAETTILWKP encoded by the exons GATCGGTGGGTCTGGTACGGACATACGAAGCAAGGCCAGG aCCATCAATAAACTTGTTACTGACCCTGCAAAGTTACCAAAGTGGAATTTCGACGGTTCTAGCACTGGTCAAGCAGTTGGACAAGACAGTGAAGTCATCTTATA TCCTCAGGCAGTGTACAAGGATCCATTCAGGAGAGGCAACAACAATCTT GTGTTATGTGATGCTTATACTCCATCTGGGGAACCTATTCCCACTAACAAGAGGCACAATGCTGCCAAGATTTTTAACCATCCTGATGTAGCTGTTGAGGAACTCTG GTATGGAATAGAGCAAGAGTACACTTTATTGCAGAAAGATGTGAATTGGCCATTAGGTTGGCCTATTGGTGGCTTTCCTGCACCTCAG GGACCTTACTACTGTGGTGCTGGTGCAAACAAAGCGTTTGGCCGTGACATAGTCGATGCCCACTACAAGGCGTGTCTTTTTGCCGGAATCAATAATAGCGGTATTAATGGAGAAGCGATGCCTGGCCAG TGGGAGTTTCAAGTTGGTCCATTAGTGGGTATTGATGCTGCTGACCAATTATGGGTAGCCCGTTACATTTTGGAG AGAATCACTGAGATAGCTGGTGTGGTGCTTTCTTTTGATCCTAAGCCTATCCAG GGAGAGTGGAATGGAGCTGGTGCACATACAAACTATAGCACAAAATCCATGAGAAGTGATGGAGGAATTGATGTGATTAAAAAGGCCATGGAAAAGCTTGGTTTGAGGCACAAAGAGCACATTGCTGCCTATGGAGAAGGCAATGAACGTCGTCTAACAGGAAAACACGAGACAGCCGACATCAACACCTTCTCATGG GGTGTGGCAAATCGTGGAGCGTCAATTAGAATTGGTAGGGATACGGAGAAGGCGGGCAAAGGGTATTTTGAGGACAGGAGGCCAACTTCGAATATGGATCCTTATGTTGTCACCTCCATGATTGCGGAGACTACCATCCTTTGGAAGCCCTAA